A section of the Papio anubis isolate 15944 chromosome 4, Panubis1.0, whole genome shotgun sequence genome encodes:
- the FKBP6 gene encoding inactive peptidyl-prolyl cis-trans isomerase FKBP6 isoform X2: protein MMSAFSWPQNGMPPSSLYERLSQRMLDISGDRGVLKDVIREGAGDLVAPDASVLVKYSGYLEHMDRPFDSNYFRKTPRLMKLGEDITLWGMELGLLSMRRGELARFLFKPNYAYGTLGCPPLIPPNTTVLFEIELLDFLDSAESDKFCALSAEQQDQYPLQKVLKVAATEREFGNYLFRQNRFCDAKVRYKRALLLLRRRSAPSEAQHLVEAAKLPVLLNLSFTYLKLDRPTIALRYGEQALIIDQKNAKALFRCGQACLLLTEYQKARDFLVRAQREQPFNHDINNELKKLASDYRDYVDKEKEMWHRMFARCGDGSTAGES, encoded by the exons ATGATGAGTGCCTTCTCGTGGCCCCAGAATGGAATGCCGCCATCG TCCCTGTACGAGCGGTTAAGTCAGAGGATGTTGGACATCTCGGGGGACCGGGGCGTGCTGAAGGATGTCATCCGAGAAGGAGCTGGAGACCTGGTGGCGCCTGATGCTTCGGTGCTAG TGAAATACTCTGGATACCTGGAACACATGGACAGACCCTTCGATTCTAATTACTTTAGGAAAACTCCTCGGCTAATGAAACTTGGAGAGG ATATTACACTGTGGGGCATGGAGCTGGGTCTTCTGAGCATGCGGAGAGGAGAGCTGGCCAGGTTTCTGTTCAAACCGAACTACGCCTATGGAACTTTGGGCTGCCCTCCTTTAATCCCCCCAAATACCACTGTCCTGTTCGAGATTGAGTTGCTTGACTTCCTAGACTCTGCTGAGTCGGACAAGTTTTGTGCTCTCTCAGCT GAGCAGCAAGACCAATATCCACTTCAGAAGGTCCTTAAAGTGGCAGCTACAGAACGGGAGTTTGGTAATTACCTTTTCCGCCAGAATCGTTTCTGTGATGCCAAAGTGAGATATAAAAGG GCCTTGTTGCTTCTGCGCCGGCGATCAGCACCCTCTGAAGCGCAGCACCTGGTGGAGGCCGCCAAGCTTCCTGTTCTTCTGAACCTGTCCTTTACATACCTGAAGCTAGACCGACCCACCATAGCCCTGCGCTATGGAGAGCAGGCTTTGATCATTGACCAAAAGAATGCCAAGGCCCTCTTCAGGTGTGGACAG GCTTGTCTTCTCCTGACTGAGTATCAAAAGGCCCGGGATTTTCTAGTTCGAGCCCAGAGGGAGCAACCCTTCAATCACGACATCAATAACGAGCTGAAGAAACTAGCTAG CGATTACAGGGACTATgtggataaagagaaagaaatgtggcACCGCATGTTCGCGCGCTGTGGCGATGGTTCTACAGCAGGAGAAAGTTGA
- the FKBP6 gene encoding inactive peptidyl-prolyl cis-trans isomerase FKBP6 isoform X1, with product MGGSALNQGVLEGDDAPGQSLYERLSQRMLDISGDRGVLKDVIREGAGDLVAPDASVLVKYSGYLEHMDRPFDSNYFRKTPRLMKLGEDITLWGMELGLLSMRRGELARFLFKPNYAYGTLGCPPLIPPNTTVLFEIELLDFLDSAESDKFCALSAEQQDQYPLQKVLKVAATEREFGNYLFRQNRFCDAKVRYKRALLLLRRRSAPSEAQHLVEAAKLPVLLNLSFTYLKLDRPTIALRYGEQALIIDQKNAKALFRCGQACLLLTEYQKARDFLVRAQREQPFNHDINNELKKLASDYRDYVDKEKEMWHRMFARCGDGSTAGES from the exons ATGGGGGGAAGCGCCTTAAACCAGGGAGTCCTGGAAGGGGACGACGCCCCCGGCCAG TCCCTGTACGAGCGGTTAAGTCAGAGGATGTTGGACATCTCGGGGGACCGGGGCGTGCTGAAGGATGTCATCCGAGAAGGAGCTGGAGACCTGGTGGCGCCTGATGCTTCGGTGCTAG TGAAATACTCTGGATACCTGGAACACATGGACAGACCCTTCGATTCTAATTACTTTAGGAAAACTCCTCGGCTAATGAAACTTGGAGAGG ATATTACACTGTGGGGCATGGAGCTGGGTCTTCTGAGCATGCGGAGAGGAGAGCTGGCCAGGTTTCTGTTCAAACCGAACTACGCCTATGGAACTTTGGGCTGCCCTCCTTTAATCCCCCCAAATACCACTGTCCTGTTCGAGATTGAGTTGCTTGACTTCCTAGACTCTGCTGAGTCGGACAAGTTTTGTGCTCTCTCAGCT GAGCAGCAAGACCAATATCCACTTCAGAAGGTCCTTAAAGTGGCAGCTACAGAACGGGAGTTTGGTAATTACCTTTTCCGCCAGAATCGTTTCTGTGATGCCAAAGTGAGATATAAAAGG GCCTTGTTGCTTCTGCGCCGGCGATCAGCACCCTCTGAAGCGCAGCACCTGGTGGAGGCCGCCAAGCTTCCTGTTCTTCTGAACCTGTCCTTTACATACCTGAAGCTAGACCGACCCACCATAGCCCTGCGCTATGGAGAGCAGGCTTTGATCATTGACCAAAAGAATGCCAAGGCCCTCTTCAGGTGTGGACAG GCTTGTCTTCTCCTGACTGAGTATCAAAAGGCCCGGGATTTTCTAGTTCGAGCCCAGAGGGAGCAACCCTTCAATCACGACATCAATAACGAGCTGAAGAAACTAGCTAG CGATTACAGGGACTATgtggataaagagaaagaaatgtggcACCGCATGTTCGCGCGCTGTGGCGATGGTTCTACAGCAGGAGAAAGTTGA
- the FKBP6 gene encoding inactive peptidyl-prolyl cis-trans isomerase FKBP6 isoform X3: MGGSALNQGVLEGDDAPGQSLYERLSQRMLDISGDRGVLKDVIREGAGDLVAPDASVLDITLWGMELGLLSMRRGELARFLFKPNYAYGTLGCPPLIPPNTTVLFEIELLDFLDSAESDKFCALSAEQQDQYPLQKVLKVAATEREFGNYLFRQNRFCDAKVRYKRALLLLRRRSAPSEAQHLVEAAKLPVLLNLSFTYLKLDRPTIALRYGEQALIIDQKNAKALFRCGQACLLLTEYQKARDFLVRAQREQPFNHDINNELKKLASDYRDYVDKEKEMWHRMFARCGDGSTAGES; the protein is encoded by the exons ATGGGGGGAAGCGCCTTAAACCAGGGAGTCCTGGAAGGGGACGACGCCCCCGGCCAG TCCCTGTACGAGCGGTTAAGTCAGAGGATGTTGGACATCTCGGGGGACCGGGGCGTGCTGAAGGATGTCATCCGAGAAGGAGCTGGAGACCTGGTGGCGCCTGATGCTTCGGTGCTAG ATATTACACTGTGGGGCATGGAGCTGGGTCTTCTGAGCATGCGGAGAGGAGAGCTGGCCAGGTTTCTGTTCAAACCGAACTACGCCTATGGAACTTTGGGCTGCCCTCCTTTAATCCCCCCAAATACCACTGTCCTGTTCGAGATTGAGTTGCTTGACTTCCTAGACTCTGCTGAGTCGGACAAGTTTTGTGCTCTCTCAGCT GAGCAGCAAGACCAATATCCACTTCAGAAGGTCCTTAAAGTGGCAGCTACAGAACGGGAGTTTGGTAATTACCTTTTCCGCCAGAATCGTTTCTGTGATGCCAAAGTGAGATATAAAAGG GCCTTGTTGCTTCTGCGCCGGCGATCAGCACCCTCTGAAGCGCAGCACCTGGTGGAGGCCGCCAAGCTTCCTGTTCTTCTGAACCTGTCCTTTACATACCTGAAGCTAGACCGACCCACCATAGCCCTGCGCTATGGAGAGCAGGCTTTGATCATTGACCAAAAGAATGCCAAGGCCCTCTTCAGGTGTGGACAG GCTTGTCTTCTCCTGACTGAGTATCAAAAGGCCCGGGATTTTCTAGTTCGAGCCCAGAGGGAGCAACCCTTCAATCACGACATCAATAACGAGCTGAAGAAACTAGCTAG CGATTACAGGGACTATgtggataaagagaaagaaatgtggcACCGCATGTTCGCGCGCTGTGGCGATGGTTCTACAGCAGGAGAAAGTTGA
- the FKBP6 gene encoding inactive peptidyl-prolyl cis-trans isomerase FKBP6 isoform X4: protein MDRPFDSNYFRKTPRLMKLGEDITLWGMELGLLSMRRGELARFLFKPNYAYGTLGCPPLIPPNTTVLFEIELLDFLDSAESDKFCALSAEQQDQYPLQKVLKVAATEREFGNYLFRQNRFCDAKVRYKRALLLLRRRSAPSEAQHLVEAAKLPVLLNLSFTYLKLDRPTIALRYGEQALIIDQKNAKALFRCGQACLLLTEYQKARDFLVRAQREQPFNHDINNELKKLASDYRDYVDKEKEMWHRMFARCGDGSTAGES, encoded by the exons ATGGACAGACCCTTCGATTCTAATTACTTTAGGAAAACTCCTCGGCTAATGAAACTTGGAGAGG ATATTACACTGTGGGGCATGGAGCTGGGTCTTCTGAGCATGCGGAGAGGAGAGCTGGCCAGGTTTCTGTTCAAACCGAACTACGCCTATGGAACTTTGGGCTGCCCTCCTTTAATCCCCCCAAATACCACTGTCCTGTTCGAGATTGAGTTGCTTGACTTCCTAGACTCTGCTGAGTCGGACAAGTTTTGTGCTCTCTCAGCT GAGCAGCAAGACCAATATCCACTTCAGAAGGTCCTTAAAGTGGCAGCTACAGAACGGGAGTTTGGTAATTACCTTTTCCGCCAGAATCGTTTCTGTGATGCCAAAGTGAGATATAAAAGG GCCTTGTTGCTTCTGCGCCGGCGATCAGCACCCTCTGAAGCGCAGCACCTGGTGGAGGCCGCCAAGCTTCCTGTTCTTCTGAACCTGTCCTTTACATACCTGAAGCTAGACCGACCCACCATAGCCCTGCGCTATGGAGAGCAGGCTTTGATCATTGACCAAAAGAATGCCAAGGCCCTCTTCAGGTGTGGACAG GCTTGTCTTCTCCTGACTGAGTATCAAAAGGCCCGGGATTTTCTAGTTCGAGCCCAGAGGGAGCAACCCTTCAATCACGACATCAATAACGAGCTGAAGAAACTAGCTAG CGATTACAGGGACTATgtggataaagagaaagaaatgtggcACCGCATGTTCGCGCGCTGTGGCGATGGTTCTACAGCAGGAGAAAGTTGA